A part of Brachybacterium faecium DSM 4810 genomic DNA contains:
- a CDS encoding restriction endonuclease (PFAM: Restriction endonuclease) yields the protein MPAPTWDQYMIPSLHVLVDGQMRRTREIVDRAADLLQLSETDRAVLIPSGQEQWKNRGNWALSYLARAGAVERPSRGRYVITEVGRELLGAHPGGMTEKDLRSVPGYDSPRLAQKAAADAAPATPAPVVEERTELDPDEQIENGIARIHADVADQLLTRIQAQDPEFFEKAVLDLLMAMGYGGAEGSATRTQLSRDGGIDGIIDQDALGLSRIYVQAKRYASDNTVGRPAIQEFVGALAGNAASQGVFLTTSRFSVDAQRYADQVQARIVLVDGAKLSRLMIRYGVGVQVRRTVQIVDVDEDFFE from the coding sequence ATGCCCGCCCCCACCTGGGACCAGTACATGATCCCCTCGCTGCACGTGCTCGTGGACGGCCAGATGCGGCGCACTCGAGAGATCGTCGACAGGGCCGCTGATCTGCTGCAGCTGAGCGAGACCGACCGAGCGGTCCTCATCCCCTCTGGCCAGGAGCAGTGGAAGAACCGCGGCAATTGGGCGCTGTCCTACCTGGCACGTGCGGGCGCTGTCGAGCGTCCCTCGCGAGGCCGCTACGTGATCACCGAGGTAGGCAGGGAACTGCTGGGGGCGCACCCGGGCGGGATGACGGAGAAGGATCTCCGCAGCGTTCCGGGGTACGACTCTCCGAGACTCGCCCAGAAAGCCGCCGCGGACGCCGCACCGGCCACGCCGGCCCCCGTGGTCGAGGAACGCACCGAGCTTGATCCCGATGAGCAGATCGAGAACGGCATTGCGAGGATCCATGCCGATGTCGCTGATCAGCTGCTCACCCGGATCCAAGCGCAGGATCCGGAGTTCTTCGAGAAGGCCGTCCTCGATCTGCTCATGGCGATGGGGTACGGCGGCGCCGAGGGCTCCGCCACCCGCACGCAGCTCTCGCGGGACGGTGGGATCGACGGGATCATCGATCAGGACGCCCTGGGCCTCTCCCGCATCTACGTCCAGGCCAAGCGCTACGCGAGCGACAACACCGTGGGCCGGCCCGCGATCCAGGAGTTCGTGGGCGCACTCGCCGGCAACGCCGCCAGCCAGGGCGTCTTCCTCACCACGAGCCGTTTCAGCGTCGACGCGCAGCGCTACGCGGACCAGGTGCAGGCGCGGATCGTGCTGGTCGACGGGGCGAAGCTGTCGCGCTTGATGATCCGCTACGGGGTGGGCGTGCAGGTGCGGCGCACGGTGCAGATCGTCGACGTCGACGAGGACTTCTTCGAGTAG
- a CDS encoding Transposase (PFAM: Transposase): MPAPYPQEFREDVVRVARSREDGITIAQITKDFGVHEMTLHKWIRQADIDDGNRPGKTREDSTELRELRRRNRLLEQENEVLRCAAAYLSQANLPGKCTTRS, translated from the coding sequence ATGCCCGCTCCCTACCCTCAGGAGTTCCGCGAAGACGTCGTGCGAGTGGCCCGGTCCCGCGAGGACGGCATCACGATCGCGCAGATCACGAAGGACTTCGGCGTCCACGAGATGACGCTCCACAAATGGATCCGCCAAGCAGACATCGACGACGGCAACCGTCCCGGCAAGACCCGTGAGGACTCCACGGAACTGCGCGAGCTCCGCCGCCGGAACCGGCTGCTGGAGCAGGAGAACGAGGTCCTGCGCTGCGCCGCTGCCTATCTGTCCCAGGCGAACCTGCCGGGAAAATGTACTACCCGCTCGTGA
- a CDS encoding DNA/RNA helicase, superfamily II, SNF2 family (PFAM: Helicase conserved C-terminal domain; Type III restriction enzyme, res subunit), translating into MTAFLTDYQSKYFAYELQRSYANDHVGKLAGLLFDAQVEPKPHQIDAALFALQTPFLPGVILADEVGLGKTIEAGIVISQYWAERKRRILIIAPSSLRQQWKQELYEKFLIPSTILDAKSKDSLLPKTDTRAAEVLVCSYEFAHRHETSLLKSWDLVVADEAHRLRSYWNGKAKMAEAVSHVARSAHKTVLLTATPLQNKLEELYGLVSIFDPDYFYSLDAFRERYIKSRDLTGDDDLVERVATISKRTLRKDANKYIRFTKRMPLTVEFTPSPDEVRLYDLVNDYLQRDELFAFAGSQRHLSALIIRKRLGSSTYAVASTLENIANRLADEVAAGKLRDNRGGLFLADFEAGDELEEEIVEEAEETTAQTSSAQLDAETLKRMRAEVDELREYAALARSITVNQKAVKLNEALDMGFERLRELGAAEKAIIFTDSTKTQEYIARTLADAGRGEGIVLFNGSNTSPEQTAIYQAWLTANKDGDLITGIPAVDRRKALVDYFREQGTIMIATEAAAEGINLQFCSMLVNYDLPWNPQRVEQRIGRVHRFGQKHNVVVVNFSNKGNIAEQRILELLTNKFQLFSSVFGASDEVLGAIEDGLDFEKTISDILTRCRTADELDSAFKELEAQYAGEISREMASAKAKVFDNLDPHVQDRLKAYDTQSGEVLNRFERLLLAVTRHELDEHATFEGDGRTFVLNPSPVQDAPTGRYFFKSQPLENAHQYRYASPLAQHVVETAKTHDTPARELTFSLGQSERVSSAIRALEGTRGELTVSVATFRMRARDEDVSESYMLAGAMTDDGRWLDEEYVADILDLACVDVGTRPVAIDEGRFTPHLDTRRAELEKEVQGRNSRYYDQQEELLYRNQQDRKAEHEGKIREYRAKEKEARKLARQADDPMEQLRLKKEARKWEQRAEEADEDFRDTRKKLRAEADKYLELIEQSLQGTQETENLFTIRWQLSE; encoded by the coding sequence GTGACGGCTTTCCTCACCGACTACCAGTCGAAGTACTTCGCCTACGAGCTGCAGCGCAGCTACGCCAACGATCACGTCGGCAAGCTGGCGGGTCTGTTGTTCGACGCGCAGGTCGAGCCGAAGCCGCACCAGATCGACGCGGCGCTCTTCGCGTTGCAGACGCCGTTCCTGCCGGGCGTGATCCTGGCGGACGAGGTTGGCCTCGGGAAGACGATCGAGGCGGGCATCGTCATCTCGCAGTACTGGGCCGAGCGCAAGCGCCGCATCCTGATCATCGCGCCCTCGAGCCTGCGTCAGCAGTGGAAGCAGGAGCTGTACGAGAAGTTCCTCATCCCCTCCACGATCCTCGACGCCAAGTCGAAGGACTCGCTGCTCCCGAAGACGGACACCCGCGCCGCTGAAGTCCTCGTCTGCTCGTACGAGTTCGCCCACCGCCACGAGACCTCACTGCTGAAGTCGTGGGACCTGGTGGTGGCTGACGAAGCGCACCGCCTACGCAGCTACTGGAACGGCAAGGCCAAGATGGCTGAAGCCGTCTCGCACGTCGCCCGCAGCGCGCACAAAACGGTGCTGCTCACCGCGACGCCGCTGCAGAACAAGCTCGAGGAGCTGTACGGCCTCGTCTCGATCTTCGACCCTGACTACTTCTATTCGCTCGATGCGTTCCGCGAGCGGTACATCAAGAGCCGCGACCTGACCGGCGACGACGACCTGGTCGAGCGCGTGGCGACGATCTCCAAGCGCACGCTCCGCAAGGACGCCAACAAGTACATCCGGTTCACCAAGCGCATGCCGCTGACGGTGGAGTTCACCCCGTCGCCCGACGAGGTGCGCCTGTACGACCTTGTCAACGACTACCTGCAGCGTGACGAGTTGTTCGCGTTCGCAGGCTCGCAGCGCCACCTCTCCGCGCTCATCATTCGCAAGCGCCTCGGTTCGTCGACGTATGCCGTGGCGAGCACGCTGGAGAACATCGCCAATCGTCTGGCGGACGAGGTGGCCGCTGGCAAGCTCCGTGACAACCGAGGTGGGCTGTTCCTGGCCGACTTTGAGGCCGGTGACGAACTCGAGGAAGAGATCGTCGAGGAGGCCGAGGAGACGACGGCTCAGACATCGAGCGCGCAGCTCGATGCCGAGACCCTCAAGCGCATGCGCGCCGAGGTGGATGAGCTCCGCGAGTATGCGGCGCTTGCTCGTTCGATCACGGTCAACCAGAAGGCCGTGAAACTCAACGAGGCCCTCGACATGGGCTTCGAGCGCCTGCGTGAGCTGGGCGCCGCCGAGAAAGCGATCATCTTCACCGATTCGACCAAGACGCAGGAGTACATCGCCCGCACGCTTGCCGACGCCGGTCGCGGCGAGGGCATCGTGCTGTTCAACGGGTCGAACACCTCGCCTGAGCAGACGGCGATCTACCAGGCATGGCTGACCGCCAACAAGGACGGCGATCTGATCACGGGCATCCCGGCGGTCGACCGACGTAAGGCGCTCGTGGACTACTTCCGCGAGCAAGGCACGATCATGATCGCCACCGAAGCAGCGGCAGAGGGCATCAACCTGCAGTTCTGCTCGATGCTCGTCAACTACGACCTGCCGTGGAACCCGCAGCGCGTCGAGCAGCGCATCGGACGTGTGCATCGCTTCGGGCAGAAGCACAACGTCGTCGTCGTGAACTTCTCGAATAAAGGCAACATCGCCGAGCAGCGCATCCTGGAGTTGCTGACGAACAAGTTCCAACTGTTCTCCAGCGTCTTTGGCGCCAGCGACGAGGTGCTCGGCGCGATCGAGGACGGCCTGGACTTCGAGAAGACGATCAGCGACATCCTCACCCGCTGCAGAACCGCTGACGAACTGGACTCCGCGTTCAAGGAGCTGGAGGCGCAGTACGCGGGCGAGATCTCGCGCGAGATGGCCAGCGCCAAGGCGAAGGTCTTCGATAATCTCGATCCCCACGTCCAGGATCGCCTCAAGGCCTATGACACGCAGTCCGGTGAGGTGCTCAACAGGTTCGAGCGCCTCCTGCTCGCGGTGACCCGGCACGAGCTGGACGAGCACGCGACCTTCGAGGGCGACGGGCGCACCTTCGTGCTGAACCCGTCCCCGGTGCAGGACGCGCCGACCGGGCGTTACTTCTTCAAGTCCCAGCCGCTGGAGAACGCGCACCAGTACCGTTACGCGAGCCCGCTGGCCCAGCACGTCGTTGAGACCGCCAAGACCCACGACACCCCGGCACGCGAGCTGACGTTCTCTCTTGGCCAGTCGGAGCGTGTGAGCAGCGCGATTCGTGCGCTGGAGGGCACCCGCGGCGAACTCACCGTCAGCGTTGCGACCTTCCGTATGAGGGCGCGCGACGAGGATGTCTCCGAGTCCTACATGCTCGCCGGCGCCATGACCGATGACGGCCGGTGGCTTGATGAAGAGTACGTCGCAGACATCCTTGACCTCGCCTGCGTCGACGTTGGGACACGGCCGGTGGCGATCGATGAGGGCCGCTTCACGCCGCATTTGGACACTCGACGGGCTGAGCTGGAGAAGGAAGTCCAGGGCCGTAACTCTCGCTACTACGACCAGCAGGAGGAACTCCTCTACCGCAACCAGCAGGATCGTAAGGCCGAGCACGAAGGCAAGATCCGCGAGTACCGCGCCAAGGAGAAGGAAGCCCGCAAGCTCGCCCGGCAGGCCGACGATCCGATGGAGCAACTGCGGCTGAAGAAGGAGGCCCGCAAGTGGGAGCAGCGTGCCGAGGAGGCCGACGAGGACTTCCGAGACACGCGCAAGAAGCTCCGGGCCGAGGCCGACAAGTACCTCGAGCTGATCGAGCAGTCACTCCAGGGAACCCAGGAGACCGAGAACCTGTTCACGATTCGCTGGCAGTTGTCAGAGTAG
- a CDS encoding FRG domain protein (PFAM: FRG domain) — protein MPTSPPSWEPHDYFRAWEHSVDSWASLENELKNIERVSDGRKLVWRGVHNSSYGLLSSAYRWLKSHDRTPPPEGRLREFESKLLAASRTTWPDRGGSALETLAHIQHYGGPTRLIDVSHSVNVAVFFATEQKFDPNDHTPQDDVDGRIFAFQSDDRVVELDKTWGSRELPWIDWDRDKNGWETDLPFIWNPPSALNERIVAQHGAFLIGGVPSLPHGQNSRYRMPGAWQSGNMKTMPAAKVREVTSVSVFLKSLDRRTARNSQATYTLRIAAKAKPEIRRRLLDEFGLHHGVIYPDLFGLAEHGASLAVLS, from the coding sequence GTGCCAACTTCTCCACCGTCCTGGGAACCGCATGACTACTTTCGCGCTTGGGAGCATTCGGTAGATAGCTGGGCAAGCCTTGAAAATGAACTCAAGAACATCGAGAGGGTATCGGACGGAAGAAAGCTCGTATGGCGTGGGGTTCACAATAGTTCTTATGGATTGCTGAGTTCCGCCTACCGCTGGCTAAAGAGCCACGATCGAACGCCCCCGCCAGAAGGTCGTTTGCGCGAATTCGAATCCAAACTTCTGGCAGCATCTCGGACCACCTGGCCGGACAGGGGAGGAAGCGCCCTCGAAACGTTGGCACATATTCAGCACTATGGTGGCCCCACACGGCTCATCGATGTCAGCCATTCCGTAAACGTCGCAGTGTTCTTCGCCACGGAACAGAAGTTTGACCCCAATGATCATACCCCCCAGGATGACGTTGATGGTCGCATTTTTGCCTTCCAGTCGGACGATCGAGTAGTTGAACTTGACAAGACTTGGGGATCGAGGGAACTCCCTTGGATCGATTGGGACCGAGATAAGAATGGCTGGGAGACGGATCTCCCTTTTATCTGGAATCCACCCAGCGCACTCAACGAGCGAATAGTCGCACAGCATGGCGCTTTCTTGATAGGTGGAGTCCCATCGCTACCGCATGGCCAGAACTCTAGGTACCGAATGCCAGGTGCATGGCAGTCCGGGAATATGAAAACGATGCCTGCGGCCAAGGTGCGGGAGGTAACGTCGGTCTCGGTCTTCTTAAAGAGTCTTGATCGGCGGACTGCAAGAAATTCCCAAGCCACTTATACCCTGAGAATCGCCGCCAAGGCAAAACCAGAAATCAGAAGACGTCTACTTGACGAATTTGGCTTGCACCATGGGGTCATTTATCCGGATCTATTCGGACTCGCTGAGCATGGCGCAAGCCTGGCCGTGCTCAGCTAA
- a CDS encoding transposase family protein (PFAM: Transposase), which translates to MHENTGSQRDAASTIFNLPDYRVIDAIDLPDGGRRVVIESIEPPGCPSCGVLATKVHSRRSQKVRDVPVAGAMAVVWAKRRWFCLEPACARRTFWEATDQVPHRARSTTRLRDQVVSAVITSGRAASEVARAHGVSWWLVQAALAAAAVVLPTAEDVSVMRLGIDEHRYRSVRWFRTDDGAWRRFEPWMTTLVDLSTGQVLGIVDGRDSTAIGDWLAQRSELWRERIEIVAIDPSAAFRKALRTYLPRVAVSVDKFHLVKLGNDMVTTVRQRLARAHRGRRGRKDDPAWAHRMLLLRGADTLTPKAWDRLETVFRTDDPTDELSAAWGIKEQLRRLLATDTLAQAWDERMRMGYFAQLANMPEATKLYDTVVTWWDAIEVLIVTGATTARVEAANTGIKNIKRTGRGFRNAENYRTRILLASAARTVA; encoded by the coding sequence GTGCATGAGAATACGGGTTCACAGCGAGATGCTGCGAGCACGATCTTCAACCTGCCCGACTACCGCGTCATCGACGCGATCGACCTGCCCGATGGAGGCCGGCGGGTGGTGATCGAATCCATCGAGCCGCCGGGCTGTCCGTCGTGCGGGGTGCTCGCGACCAAGGTCCACTCCCGCCGATCCCAGAAGGTGCGAGACGTCCCCGTGGCCGGGGCGATGGCGGTGGTGTGGGCCAAGCGACGCTGGTTCTGCCTCGAGCCGGCCTGCGCCCGGCGCACGTTCTGGGAAGCGACCGACCAGGTCCCGCACCGCGCGCGCTCGACGACCCGGCTGCGGGATCAGGTCGTCTCCGCGGTGATCACCTCTGGCCGGGCAGCCTCGGAAGTCGCCCGGGCCCATGGCGTCTCGTGGTGGCTGGTCCAAGCCGCGCTGGCGGCTGCCGCCGTGGTCCTGCCCACCGCCGAGGACGTGTCAGTGATGCGCCTGGGCATCGATGAGCACCGCTACCGGTCGGTGCGCTGGTTCCGCACCGACGACGGTGCCTGGAGACGGTTCGAGCCCTGGATGACGACCCTGGTCGACCTCTCCACCGGGCAGGTCCTCGGTATCGTCGACGGCCGGGACTCCACCGCCATCGGCGACTGGCTCGCCCAGCGCTCCGAGCTCTGGCGGGAGCGGATCGAGATCGTCGCCATCGATCCCTCGGCCGCGTTCCGCAAAGCACTGCGGACCTACCTGCCCCGCGTTGCGGTCTCGGTCGACAAGTTCCACCTCGTCAAGCTCGGAAACGACATGGTCACCACCGTCCGTCAGCGTCTCGCCCGCGCTCATCGTGGTCGTCGGGGCCGGAAGGACGACCCGGCCTGGGCCCACCGGATGCTGCTGCTGCGCGGAGCTGACACCCTCACCCCGAAAGCGTGGGACCGCCTGGAGACGGTGTTCCGCACCGATGACCCCACCGACGAGCTCTCTGCCGCCTGGGGCATCAAGGAGCAGCTCCGCCGCTTGCTGGCCACCGACACCCTCGCCCAGGCCTGGGACGAACGGATGCGGATGGGCTACTTCGCCCAGCTCGCGAACATGCCCGAGGCGACCAAGCTCTACGACACCGTCGTGACCTGGTGGGACGCGATCGAGGTCCTCATCGTCACCGGCGCGACCACCGCCCGAGTCGAGGCAGCGAACACCGGCATCAAGAACATCAAACGCACCGGTCGCGGCTTCCGTAACGCGGAGAACTACCGGACCCGTATCCTGTTAGCCAGCGCCGCGAGAACCGTAGCGTGA
- a CDS encoding adenine specific DNA methylase Mod (PFAM: DNA methylase), protein MPQTPAATPNFRTELATQLADLIPEAIADGKVDVEKLKELLDGDAADSSERFGLFWPGKKRALRAAQEPTTATLRPDFKNSKDWDTTKNVFIEGDNLEVLKILQKHYHAKIKLIYIDPPYNTGKDFVYPDNYREGLQTYLEYTGQLSEEGKPKSSNAKNSAENPQYHSAWLSMMYPRLKLARNLLTEDGVILISINDVEQAQLRRLCDEVFGESNLISQFVWLNEGNVDQQSKVKGVHEYVLAYARNASKFARPSVIDPNITEDSKLFKDVIENSITKNGPANPASTVELPIGFPANFTSGAIAKRDDAFPHVLDEVVVAEGSVSAPARVRSGWSSRNLLDLFIRNGCVPIEDGEGRETWFELRDTGAIYMMKRRSDEQGHVLSVLRNLGTTKQNSSLLASWGLKFSYPKPVGLIEYLVSVFTKPKEEAVVLDFFSGSATTAHAVMAANLRDGGNRVHLQVQLPEPVEGGSGATIADLARRRIAAAAEAVSSSRRDQLQTDAADRVDVGFRSYRLADTNFSKWKVSSDVDRTTLEQHLFDLRESSSDDDASADDLLSEILLKQGYSLTEQIAPVDVAGLNLRSVGDGIVLAYLNEHVKPALEQLRAVADEDPQRLIVLEDAFQGDDELKTNLAQLCKSRGIELWTA, encoded by the coding sequence ATGCCTCAGACGCCTGCCGCTACCCCCAATTTCCGGACCGAGCTGGCAACGCAGCTTGCCGATCTGATTCCCGAGGCCATCGCCGACGGCAAGGTTGATGTCGAGAAGCTCAAGGAACTGCTCGACGGGGATGCCGCCGACAGCAGTGAGCGGTTCGGGCTGTTCTGGCCGGGCAAGAAGCGCGCCCTGCGTGCCGCGCAGGAGCCGACCACGGCGACACTGCGCCCCGACTTCAAGAACTCGAAGGACTGGGACACCACCAAGAACGTGTTCATCGAGGGCGACAACCTCGAGGTGCTCAAGATCCTGCAGAAGCACTACCACGCCAAGATCAAGCTCATCTACATCGATCCGCCGTACAACACCGGCAAGGACTTCGTCTACCCGGACAACTATCGTGAAGGACTCCAGACATATCTGGAGTACACGGGCCAGCTTAGTGAAGAGGGCAAGCCGAAGAGCTCGAATGCTAAGAATTCTGCTGAGAACCCGCAGTATCACTCGGCCTGGCTTAGCATGATGTATCCGAGACTGAAACTCGCGCGGAACCTACTCACCGAAGACGGCGTCATTTTGATTTCGATCAACGACGTCGAACAGGCGCAGCTACGTCGTTTGTGCGACGAAGTCTTCGGGGAGTCGAACCTGATTTCGCAGTTCGTGTGGCTCAACGAAGGAAATGTTGACCAACAGAGCAAGGTGAAAGGTGTCCACGAGTACGTTCTCGCCTATGCAAGGAACGCGTCCAAGTTTGCTCGCCCTTCGGTGATCGACCCGAACATCACCGAAGACAGCAAGCTATTCAAGGATGTGATCGAGAACTCGATTACGAAGAATGGTCCAGCAAACCCGGCATCGACTGTCGAGCTTCCCATCGGATTCCCCGCTAACTTCACCTCCGGTGCTATCGCGAAGCGAGACGACGCGTTTCCTCACGTCCTCGATGAGGTCGTGGTGGCGGAGGGTAGCGTTTCCGCACCTGCTCGAGTCCGTAGTGGTTGGAGCTCACGTAACCTACTTGATCTCTTCATCCGCAATGGGTGTGTACCGATCGAGGACGGCGAGGGCCGCGAAACCTGGTTCGAGTTGCGCGACACGGGTGCGATTTACATGATGAAGCGTCGCTCCGATGAGCAAGGGCATGTGCTGTCGGTTCTACGAAACCTGGGCACAACCAAGCAAAACAGCTCGCTTCTGGCGTCATGGGGGCTCAAGTTCTCCTACCCGAAGCCGGTCGGGCTGATCGAGTACCTCGTGTCTGTCTTCACCAAGCCCAAGGAGGAGGCTGTCGTACTCGATTTCTTCTCTGGCTCGGCAACCACTGCGCACGCGGTCATGGCGGCGAACCTTCGCGACGGTGGGAACCGTGTGCATCTTCAGGTGCAGCTCCCGGAGCCCGTGGAAGGCGGAAGTGGAGCGACCATTGCAGACCTTGCGCGTCGGCGCATTGCCGCCGCGGCGGAGGCGGTGTCCAGTTCGCGCCGCGACCAGCTTCAGACGGACGCGGCTGACCGCGTGGATGTAGGCTTCCGGAGTTATCGCTTGGCGGACACCAACTTCTCCAAGTGGAAGGTATCCAGCGACGTCGACCGCACGACGCTTGAGCAGCATCTCTTCGATCTCCGCGAGTCAAGTAGCGACGACGATGCCTCCGCCGACGACCTCCTCTCGGAGATTCTCCTCAAGCAGGGCTACTCGCTGACCGAGCAGATCGCTCCGGTCGACGTGGCTGGCCTCAACCTGCGTTCGGTGGGCGATGGCATTGTGCTCGCCTACCTGAACGAGCATGTCAAGCCGGCGCTCGAGCAGCTGCGTGCGGTGGCGGATGAGGATCCGCAGCGTCTGATTGTCCTTGAAGATGCGTTCCAGGGCGACGACGAGCTCAAGACCAACCTGGCCCAGCTCTGCAAGAGCCGTGGCATCGAGCTCTGGACGGCCTGA